A genomic stretch from Shewanella sediminis HAW-EB3 includes:
- a CDS encoding efflux RND transporter permease subunit has translation MARFFIDRPIFAWVIAIIVMLAGVLSILGLPVSQYPSIAPPSVEIRAVYPGASAKTMEDSVTQVIEQRMTGIDHLRYISSTSDSFGNATITLTFNAEADPDIAQVQVQNKLQLAMPLLPQEVQAQGVNVAKSSAGFLMVVGFVSQDGSLDKNDIADYVGSNVQDPMSRVPGVGTIQLFGAQYAMRIWLDPLKLTQYNLTSQDIIASIREQNAQVSAGQLGGAPSVSGQQLNATVSAQSRLQTAEQFKKIIIKADSTGAKVFLEDVARVELGAENYDVESYYNGKPAAGIGIQLATGANALATAEGVRAKIAELQPFFPQGLEVVYPYDTTPFVEKSIEGVVHTLLEAVVLVFLIMYLFLQNFRATLIPTIAVPVVLLGTFAILSAAGFSINTLTMFAMVLAIGLLVDDAIVVVENVERVMSEEGLSPIEATKKSMDQITGALVGIGLTLSAVFVPMAFMSGSTGVIYRQFSITIVSAMALSVMVAIILTPALCATMLKPIAKGHHAVDTGFFGWFNRKFDALTSRYEASVAAMIKRAGRTMMVYLAITVAVGWIFMRMPTAFLPDEDQGILFTQAILPVNSTQEETKKVLSDVSDFYLEQEGDNVKSVFSVSGFSFAGNGQNMGIAFVGLKDWSERTDPGQDVQSVAGRAMGMFMQMKEAFVFAFVPPAVIELGTANGFDFYLQDRNGQGHDKLVEARNMLLGMAAQNPNLVGVRPNGQEDAPMYQIHIDHGKLRALSVDIDAVNSVLGTAWGGNYVNDFIDRGRVKKVYVQGEADYRMQPEDIDSWYVRNTKGDMVPFSAFATGSWEYGSPRLERFNGLPAMNIQGGVAPGFSTGEAMNIIEDMVKQLPPGFGVEWNGLSYEERLSGNQAPMLYALSIVVVFLVLAALYESWSVPFSVILVVPLGIIGALIAMNGRGLPNDVFFQVGLLTTVGLATKNAILIVEFAKEYYEKGAGLVEATLHAVRVRLRPILMTSLAFGLGVVPLAISSGVGSGSQNAIGTAVLGGMMSSTFMGIFFIPIFFVIVERIFSKREKKGAKLETKAETPAAE, from the coding sequence ATGGCACGTTTCTTTATCGATCGCCCTATCTTCGCCTGGGTGATCGCCATTATTGTGATGCTGGCTGGGGTGTTATCTATCCTGGGTCTACCAGTGTCGCAATATCCGAGTATCGCACCGCCATCGGTTGAGATTAGGGCTGTGTATCCGGGAGCATCGGCTAAAACGATGGAAGATTCGGTAACTCAGGTTATCGAGCAGCGAATGACAGGGATTGACCACCTTCGCTACATCTCATCAACCAGTGATAGTTTCGGTAACGCGACCATCACTTTAACCTTTAATGCCGAGGCCGATCCGGATATTGCTCAGGTACAGGTGCAAAACAAGCTTCAGCTTGCAATGCCACTGCTTCCGCAAGAAGTTCAGGCTCAGGGTGTTAACGTCGCTAAGTCGAGTGCTGGCTTCCTGATGGTTGTGGGCTTCGTATCTCAGGATGGCTCACTGGATAAGAATGATATCGCTGACTATGTGGGCTCTAACGTTCAAGACCCGATGAGTCGTGTACCTGGTGTGGGGACGATTCAGTTGTTCGGTGCCCAGTATGCGATGCGTATCTGGCTCGACCCACTGAAACTGACTCAATACAACTTGACCAGTCAAGATATTATCGCTTCTATCAGGGAGCAAAATGCGCAGGTTTCTGCTGGACAACTAGGTGGGGCGCCGTCGGTTTCCGGCCAGCAGCTGAACGCAACGGTATCGGCACAGAGTCGTCTGCAGACGGCCGAACAGTTTAAGAAGATCATCATCAAGGCTGATTCGACCGGTGCCAAAGTGTTCCTCGAAGATGTTGCGCGTGTCGAGTTAGGTGCTGAGAACTATGATGTAGAGTCTTACTATAATGGTAAGCCTGCTGCGGGCATCGGTATTCAGTTGGCGACAGGTGCTAACGCACTTGCTACGGCCGAAGGGGTTCGCGCCAAGATTGCCGAATTGCAGCCATTCTTCCCGCAAGGGTTAGAGGTGGTTTATCCCTACGATACGACGCCATTTGTTGAGAAATCGATCGAAGGGGTTGTGCATACCCTGCTCGAAGCTGTGGTCTTGGTTTTCTTGATCATGTATCTGTTCCTGCAGAACTTCCGCGCAACGCTTATTCCAACGATTGCGGTGCCGGTTGTACTCTTAGGTACGTTTGCGATCTTGTCGGCTGCCGGCTTCTCGATTAATACCTTAACCATGTTTGCCATGGTACTGGCCATTGGCCTGTTGGTCGATGATGCCATCGTTGTCGTAGAGAACGTCGAGCGAGTGATGTCCGAAGAGGGACTCAGTCCCATCGAGGCCACAAAGAAATCGATGGATCAGATCACCGGGGCTCTTGTGGGTATCGGCCTGACGCTTTCAGCGGTATTCGTCCCTATGGCATTTATGTCGGGGTCGACAGGTGTGATCTACAGGCAGTTTTCGATAACGATTGTGTCGGCGATGGCGCTATCTGTGATGGTTGCGATCATCCTGACTCCAGCCTTGTGTGCCACCATGCTCAAGCCCATTGCTAAGGGGCACCACGCGGTAGATACCGGCTTCTTCGGTTGGTTTAACCGTAAGTTTGATGCATTGACCTCACGTTATGAGGCAAGTGTTGCTGCCATGATCAAGCGTGCAGGTCGCACCATGATGGTTTATCTGGCTATTACGGTCGCAGTGGGTTGGATCTTCATGCGTATGCCAACTGCCTTCCTGCCCGATGAAGATCAGGGGATCTTGTTTACTCAGGCTATCTTGCCGGTGAACTCGACTCAGGAAGAGACGAAGAAAGTCCTGTCAGATGTGTCGGACTTCTACCTGGAACAGGAAGGCGATAACGTTAAATCAGTATTTAGCGTATCGGGCTTTAGTTTCGCCGGTAACGGTCAAAACATGGGTATTGCCTTCGTAGGCTTGAAAGATTGGTCCGAGCGAACCGATCCAGGCCAAGATGTACAATCGGTCGCTGGGCGTGCCATGGGCATGTTTATGCAGATGAAAGAAGCCTTCGTGTTTGCCTTTGTACCGCCGGCGGTTATCGAACTGGGCACCGCTAACGGTTTTGATTTCTATCTGCAGGACAGGAACGGCCAAGGACACGATAAACTGGTCGAAGCACGAAATATGTTGTTAGGCATGGCTGCACAAAACCCTAACCTTGTGGGCGTACGTCCAAATGGTCAGGAAGATGCGCCCATGTATCAGATCCATATCGATCACGGCAAACTCAGAGCCTTGAGTGTCGATATCGATGCGGTGAACAGCGTGCTGGGTACGGCTTGGGGCGGTAATTACGTCAACGACTTTATCGACCGTGGTCGAGTGAAGAAGGTCTACGTCCAAGGAGAGGCGGATTACCGCATGCAGCCTGAAGATATCGACTCCTGGTATGTTCGAAACACTAAGGGAGATATGGTGCCATTCTCTGCCTTTGCTACAGGCTCGTGGGAATATGGTTCACCGCGTCTGGAGCGTTTCAACGGACTACCCGCGATGAATATCCAAGGTGGCGTAGCGCCAGGTTTCAGTACCGGTGAAGCGATGAACATCATCGAAGATATGGTTAAGCAGTTGCCACCTGGATTTGGTGTCGAGTGGAACGGTCTCTCATATGAGGAGCGTCTATCCGGTAATCAGGCGCCAATGCTATATGCACTGTCTATTGTGGTGGTATTCCTGGTACTGGCAGCGCTGTATGAGAGTTGGTCTGTACCATTCTCGGTTATTTTAGTTGTGCCGTTGGGTATTATCGGTGCGTTGATTGCGATGAATGGTCGTGGTCTACCTAACGACGTATTCTTCCAGGTAGGTCTATTGACTACGGTAGGTCTCGCGACGAAGAACGCCATCTTGATTGTAGAGTTCGCCAAAGAATACTACGAGAAAGGTGCGGGATTGGTTGAAGCAACGCTGCACGCAGTCCGCGTTCGTTTGCGTCCAATCTTGATGACATCGCTTGCATTTGGTCTTGGTGTTGTACCGCTAGCGATTAGTAGCGGTGTAGGTTCAGGAAGTCAAAATGCTATCGGTACTGCGGTATTGGGCGGCATGATGAGCTCGACCTTTATGGGGATCTTCTTTATCCCAATCTTCTTCGTGATTGTTGAACGTATCTTCAGCAAACGTGAGAAGAAAGGGGCAAAGCTCGAGACTAAGGCGGAAACACCAGCAGCAGAATAG
- a CDS encoding mechanosensitive ion channel family protein, which produces MDKLNIAVDFLLTHKLLLTVLVIVFISLVKRFIISKIRGDIPFLTEVQRKWMSRTKNGTFILIMVILFMLWQTEINKFALSVTAIAIAIVVASKEIILCFTGSIQRASSRSFVIGDWIEVGQLCGEVIEHNLMATVIQEIDLHHGQYHYTGKTATLPNSMFFTYAVKNLNFMKRYVYHNFHITIVEFVNLYPLFPELREQIEAHCEDFHEVATRYNSVIEKHAGVDLPGSEPHIHINSGPNGEQNIHIMIFCPTERAAHLEQLIREDFMIAYHEAFGKEALQ; this is translated from the coding sequence GTGGATAAACTTAACATTGCCGTTGATTTTTTACTAACGCATAAGTTGTTATTGACCGTTTTGGTGATTGTCTTCATTTCACTGGTTAAACGTTTCATCATCTCGAAAATTCGTGGTGATATTCCGTTTTTGACTGAGGTGCAGCGCAAGTGGATGTCGCGCACTAAAAACGGCACGTTTATCTTAATCATGGTCATCTTATTTATGCTTTGGCAGACGGAGATAAATAAATTTGCATTGTCAGTGACCGCCATTGCTATCGCAATTGTGGTGGCATCAAAAGAGATTATATTGTGTTTTACAGGCTCGATTCAGCGTGCGAGTTCACGCTCATTTGTTATTGGTGATTGGATTGAGGTGGGTCAATTATGTGGTGAGGTCATTGAGCATAATTTAATGGCGACAGTGATACAGGAAATAGACCTACATCACGGGCAATACCATTACACAGGTAAAACGGCGACACTACCTAACAGCATGTTCTTTACCTATGCGGTCAAGAATCTTAATTTTATGAAGCGCTATGTCTACCATAACTTTCATATAACCATTGTTGAGTTCGTTAACTTATATCCTCTCTTTCCTGAACTACGCGAACAAATTGAAGCGCATTGTGAAGACTTCCATGAAGTGGCAACACGCTACAATAGTGTTATTGAAAAACATGCGGGTGTTGACCTACCAGGCTCAGAGCCACATATCCATATCAATAGCGGCCCCAATGGCGAGCAAAATATTCATATTATGATTTTTTGCCCCACTGAGCGCGCAGCTCATCTGGAGCAACTCATTCGCGAAGATTTTATGATTGCTTACCATGAAGCTTTTGGTAAAGAAGCACTTCAGTAG
- a CDS encoding glutathione S-transferase, with protein MNKPSALPVLYSLRNCPYAIRARMAIYVSGQAVQLRDIVLSDKPAHMLQVSPKGTVPVLVLQNDKVLEQSLEIMMWAFGQSDPNNYLMSDSPNTRAEMLSLVDLFDTEFKLRLEKYRSAKRYHDESVLEHRLACEQYLKMLELKLSQHTYLMSDSPSLADLAILPFIRQLARVERQWYLQSPYPNIRKWLNDYLQSRMFSKVMSKYPMWLTEKSLIVFSADKPLS; from the coding sequence ATGAACAAGCCCTCAGCTCTACCTGTGCTTTACTCTTTGCGAAATTGTCCCTACGCCATACGCGCTAGAATGGCTATTTATGTTTCAGGCCAAGCTGTGCAGCTGCGCGATATAGTATTAAGTGATAAGCCTGCTCATATGCTCCAGGTCTCACCCAAAGGTACTGTTCCGGTTTTAGTGCTGCAAAATGACAAGGTGCTGGAGCAGAGCTTAGAGATAATGATGTGGGCTTTTGGCCAAAGTGACCCTAACAACTACTTAATGAGCGACAGTCCGAATACACGAGCCGAAATGCTTAGTTTAGTCGACCTTTTTGATACCGAGTTTAAGTTACGGCTTGAGAAGTATCGCAGCGCAAAACGTTATCATGACGAAAGTGTATTGGAACATAGGTTAGCTTGTGAGCAATATTTGAAAATGTTGGAGCTGAAGCTATCTCAACACACATATTTGATGTCAGATAGCCCAAGCTTAGCGGATTTAGCGATATTGCCATTTATTCGACAGTTGGCCCGAGTTGAGCGTCAGTGGTACTTACAGTCACCCTATCCCAATATTAGAAAATGGCTCAACGATTACTTACAAAGCCGGATGTTCAGTAAAGTAATGTCTAAATATCCGATGTGGTTAACAGAAAAATCTTTGATAGTTTTTTCTGCTGATAAGCCATTAAGTTAA
- a CDS encoding AbgT family transporter: MGLNKEEGIELPLNSPGASGPQSGAFVRFLNIVERLGNLLPHPISLFAMFCLAVIAISGIAGYFELTVVDPRPIGSSGRSEDGLIHVVSLMNGEGLRMIVSNLVTNFTGFTPLGTVLVALLGVGIAERSGLLSAAMRLLVIGASKRLVTLTIVFAGIVSNTASELGYVVLVPMAAMIFHSLGRHPLAGLAAAFAGVSGGYSANLLLGTVDPLLSGITEAAAQMIDPEYMVGPEVNWYFMFVSTFLITILGAIVTEKIVEPKLGKYDPDEAAVDLASQKMDGVSSDEKRGLKAAGIAVLILSSLVALTVVPENGPLRDPETGLVAGSPFLKGIVAFIFICFAIPGLVYGKVVGTMKKDKDVIDAMSHSMSSMGMYIVLVFFASQFVAFFKWTNLGAVLAVSGADALSAIGLTGPLVFVLFIMLCGFINLMLGSASAQWAVTAPIFVPMLMLVGYAPETIQAAYRIGDSVTNLITPMMSYFGLILAVASQYKKNLGIGTLIATMLPYSIVFFIGWTCFFFIWVFVLGLPVGPGAETYYTP; encoded by the coding sequence ATGGGTTTAAATAAAGAAGAGGGCATAGAGCTGCCTCTCAATTCACCGGGAGCATCAGGGCCGCAGAGTGGTGCTTTTGTTCGTTTTCTTAATATTGTCGAACGATTAGGAAACTTACTTCCCCACCCGATATCCCTTTTCGCTATGTTCTGTCTGGCCGTTATCGCCATCAGTGGCATCGCCGGCTATTTTGAATTAACCGTCGTAGATCCCCGTCCGATAGGCTCATCGGGTCGAAGTGAAGATGGCCTTATCCATGTCGTGAGCCTAATGAATGGCGAAGGTTTGAGGATGATAGTCTCAAACCTGGTGACTAACTTCACCGGATTCACTCCACTGGGCACTGTACTGGTTGCCCTGCTGGGTGTCGGCATAGCCGAACGTTCCGGCCTACTCTCGGCAGCGATGCGCTTACTGGTCATCGGAGCTTCAAAACGTCTGGTAACCCTCACGATTGTATTTGCCGGTATTGTCTCTAACACCGCATCCGAGCTGGGTTATGTCGTCCTTGTGCCCATGGCGGCGATGATATTTCACTCTCTCGGTCGTCACCCCCTAGCGGGGCTTGCCGCCGCTTTTGCCGGGGTATCGGGCGGCTACAGTGCCAACCTGTTATTGGGCACGGTGGATCCGCTTCTGTCCGGGATCACCGAAGCCGCAGCGCAGATGATCGATCCCGAGTATATGGTAGGACCCGAGGTGAACTGGTATTTCATGTTCGTCTCTACCTTCCTTATCACCATTCTGGGCGCTATCGTCACCGAGAAAATTGTCGAACCCAAACTGGGGAAGTATGATCCTGATGAAGCTGCAGTCGATCTCGCCAGCCAAAAGATGGATGGTGTCAGCAGTGATGAGAAACGCGGTCTAAAGGCTGCGGGGATCGCGGTATTAATACTGTCTTCACTGGTCGCACTGACTGTCGTGCCTGAAAATGGTCCACTGAGAGATCCTGAGACAGGCTTAGTAGCAGGCTCCCCTTTCCTTAAAGGCATTGTCGCCTTTATCTTTATCTGCTTCGCTATTCCGGGCTTGGTCTACGGTAAGGTCGTGGGCACCATGAAAAAAGATAAAGATGTCATCGACGCCATGTCGCACAGTATGAGTTCTATGGGCATGTATATCGTGCTGGTATTCTTCGCTTCTCAGTTCGTCGCCTTCTTTAAGTGGACTAACTTAGGTGCAGTGTTAGCCGTCTCCGGGGCCGACGCCCTGAGCGCTATCGGCTTAACGGGTCCATTAGTGTTTGTGCTGTTTATCATGCTGTGTGGCTTCATCAACCTGATGCTGGGTAGCGCCTCTGCGCAGTGGGCCGTGACCGCCCCCATCTTCGTGCCTATGTTGATGTTGGTAGGCTATGCACCGGAGACGATTCAGGCGGCTTATCGAATAGGCGACTCGGTCACGAACCTGATCACCCCCATGATGAGCTATTTTGGATTAATACTCGCGGTCGCTTCTCAATATAAGAAAAATCTCGGCATAGGCACACTGATCGCGACCATGCTGCCTTACTCCATCGTCTTCTTCATCGGCTGGACCTGTTTCTTCTTCATCTGGGTATTTGTGTTGGGGCTGCCGGTAGGGCCAGGGGCTGAGACCTATTACACCCCGTAA